The nucleotide sequence GGCTAGTCCATGTGTTCTAAATAAATGTGAGTGTGTCCAATACGGAAGGCCCGTCGATAAGGCTAGTCTTTGttcagagaagaaaaaaaaattggtccagTGTATAAGAAAACTGAAAAAAGCTCTaggtgatttgttttgttttgttttgttttgttgttttttttgtttgtttgtttgtgtactcCAGATGGgggttgttttctgtttctaACAGAGAGCACTTTGTTGTCTAAAACAGCCACTGGAGACTGGAGCCCTGAAAGATACAGGAATTCAGAaccatttgttttgtttcatttttcacAACAAACCAGAACAAATCAAAATCAGTCGATggcaaaaaaatggaaaaacaagAAACCTTGTGCAAACCTTTGTGCTGAATCCCATTCGTGTAGAAAACAAGATTAGAATGTAGGGAGGGTTTATATTCCTCTCATGCGATATGGAATTTTAATGAATTGGTTTGGTTCTTAAGATCCAAATCCTGTTGCAGATTTATAACTAATTTCATTGTTTAATCAACAAAGCATATAACACAAGCCCACGAGAAAAGCATTCCTTCCATACTTTGATGTAATGATGCCTCTGCTCACCCCCAGTGCACAAGCTTTGAGGAACATGGTGCATAACTTTCAACTGTGCAATTTCTCATCTAGCCGTTAGGCCATAAAGTTACATTTTTAAGGTGCACAGATTTTAGGTTGTTGTTTTAATGTTCGTTTATAGTTCGTATTCATTTATAGCCTTGTTTCAGTTCAGTCGTACTGTCCATAATAATGTAGGGCTTTGACAAAGATGTAATCATACTGGCACTTTCTTTGTGGGCTTTTCCCCTTTAGAAGATAATGACCAGTAAACAGAAGTCTCATGAACAAACACGTGAAGTAAAATTGGGAAGTGGGTAACATAGGCACGCTGTTGTTCCAGTAATTGTGTGGAATGTTTTGATGTACAagtgcgtgcatttgtgtatttCACTGTTAATGCACATGGACAATATTGAACAGGCCCTGTGTGTGCTCAAGGCTTATATATGTACTTTCGCATGTAAACTGAACAGTTGTCCATTTGCGAAAGTGTTTATGTTGAAATTGAATCCCTCTTTATCCCCCTTTCCCCTTCCTTTTCAGTTCCCTCCTCTGGCCCTTCTCTACTTATCTCTTATGCTATCGtttgtcccctctctctccctacctctgtCCATTTATCTTCCCTCCTCatttcagttcaattcagttTTGCTATAATGTAAGAATATGTCCAGAGCCTTGAACATGAACCTTGAATCGCCCTCACTAGAGCAAGCAGGTgatggaaaaagaaaaagagagttttTAAGAAAAGGAAAAACTTGTTTTAAGAAACTGCACTGCATAAATTACTAGAATTGTATAATCTAAGTGAGATGAATAACCTTAAATGAAGGGAATATGTTCTTATTTTTCAAGATTTTAACAAGATTTGTTGTCTAAAAAAGCCACTGGAGACTGGAGCCCCGAAAGATACAGGAATTCAGAACCATGTGAGATGAATAACCTTAAATGTCTAAGTGAGATGAATCTAGGTGAGATGAATAACCTTAAATGAAGGGAATATGTTCTTATTTTTCTATTATTTGCCAATAACaagacatttttaaacattttcgCACTTGATTTAAGTATTTTTGACCTTGTTATAAGTGAAAATCTTCTTGTTCTATTAGCAAATCAAATAAGCATATATTCACCtggtttagatttttttttttgtctcactTCGATTCTGGAATTCATTTGCAATGCATGGATAAATCCACAGAAACCAAACCGTGGGCAAATCCACAGACCTCAAACCGTGGGCAAATCCACAGACCTCAAACCGTGGGCAAATCCACGTCCATGTctgcttctctcctcccctttcttAACCCTTCTCTGTCTTCCCTCTGGCAGGGTATGGCCACACCACGCCCCTGTCGGACGCGGGCAAGGCCTTCTCCATCATCTACGCGCTGGTGGGCGTTCCCTTCACCATGCTGGTCCTGGCGGCCTGCGTCCACCGGCTCATGCACCTGCTGACGTACGGACCCCTGGGTGTCCTGCAGCAGCGCGCGGGCGTGCCGCCGCGCCTGGCCAGCACCGGCCACTTcgccctgctcctgctcctcgtGGTGCTCTGCTTCTTCGCCGTGCCTGCGCTCATCTTCAGCGCCATCGAGGACAACTGGTCCTTCCTGGACGCCTTCTACTTCTGCTTCATATCTCTCTGCACCATCGGCCTGGGCGACTTCGTGCCGGGCGAGCAGCAGATGCAGCAGAACAGGGCGCTCTACAAGATCTCTGTGATGGGTAAGTGAGAGTCATGGGTTGGACCAGGCGTAGAATTGAAACGCAGGGCAGTAGGTCAGCCTCAGGTATCTCTCCCAGACATGCGCCCTTTACAATTAGGAACGAGAGAATGTAATGCCATCCTGTATATTTTATTAGCAATGCAAGCatatatgttgttgttgttatttattattattattaatattattattattacttctaAAATGTGTCtgctattcatgggtttcatcaggtccctttctacaggtgtataaaatcaagcaccttaaTCAttaatgcagactgcatggtgcttgattaatacacctgtggaaagggacctgatgaaacccatgaattatGTTTCCAGGCATGTTGCCCATCCCCTTGCAATGGTCAGCATCTGCAAGGATGCTAATTGTCTTATGGGCTTCACCTGCCAATATTGAGTGTTGAATGTTGGCATGTTAACAGTGAAAAAGACAATAAAGACTTTGCATTGTTTTAGTGGGGTAAGGAGACCCAATGAAGATGTTAAACCTACAATATCTCTGTAAAGGTCGTGCTTCACAGCCGATGGCTCATCTTGTTTGTACAACAAGGAAACCTTATTATTTTCAGATAATTTTTTCAATCCATTGTGGGATAACAATAGAATGTTGTTTGGACAAAATCTTGCTAGTCCACTTTGAGAGCAACCCAGAGTCATAATATTTTCGTGGTCTAAATCCTGAGTTAAATGTCCTGGATGGATTTCCCTTGAGGGCAGTAGACTTGTGTATTTCATGATTCATTTCAACTGTAAATTAACCAGCAGTCTCCTCTTGTTGTTTCTGCTTGTTGTTCATTTAAGGACAATGACTGTGCCTTATCTCTGACCTCACTGAGGTGACGGCTTTGCGTTGCGACACACCCTGTGTGACCAACTGCCATCCGGCTTGCTTGGTTGGTACTGCACTGGGCAAATATCAGCAGTTGGCATTCTGCCCTTCCATTGCATTAGCCGCCTCTGTTTAATTTCATTAGTTTTTTCCTCTCATAGTTTTCTACTTCTACTTTTACTTTCTACTTTAGCTCGTTGTCTTCGTATGACCTCTGGAAAGCACCAGGGTCTCTTAACAGATAGGCGgtacataaataaaaatgatgagtttgttgtttaaaaaaaaagcgtATTAGGGAAATGACTGTCCTTTAGCAGGGCTAGTATGAaaaaggaaggtgtgtgtgtgtgtgtgtgtgcgcacgtgcgcGCATGGAGgggttttaactgtaaatgccCTCACCTCCCCTGGGGAAATTCTCACCATTTTAAAAAGTGTCCAGCCAAACTATAGCATTCTGGCTCTCTCCTGAAGTAAAATATTCCATAAATATGTTACAAATCACCCTAGTTTCACTTTCTGAATGACTGTATGTTGGAATGTAATTCTAACAGTGGTGTTATAGCTGTATCTCTAGGTGATCATACTGTTTTTGATTTGGAAAATGTCTGTATGCTTTAAAGCAAAACAATAGCAGGCTGACATGAAATCGATATATAGTTTCTGCATTGAGGGAGACATGCCATGTGACTTGTGACCGGTTTGCAGcaggtttgtttttatttgttcattttctCAGGCTGTCCTCAGATGAGGTCCAGTTCTCTTAGGGCCACGGTGAGCTTTACAGCCTTCCTGTTTAAGCACCTGGACAGACTTGCGTGACTTATTGTGAACTGTTATTTAGTCATAAAGTTTTATTCACTTACCTGTGGTATGCAAATTTGCTCAAGCTGGTTTGGACGTGATTAGTTCTTAGGAACAGGATCTGTCCCTTATCCTGGGGCAGTCTAGTCCATCTTCACCCCAGAAGCTGTGTTGAAGGCCCTTTGCCAATTTTACATTGCTTTGTTCTGCCTGGAGGATGGagaatgtttacattttttaatttttttaatttttatttatttatttatttagctgaTTGTTTTACCTAAAGTAACTAACAAATACGGACTAAGATGCGTTCAAGCTATGTCATAAAAAGAGACTTTAGTGTAACAAATACTACCTTGCTAAGGCCACTCGGAAACCAGAGGGTGAGTGTAGAAGTTGAAGTACCAACCACAAGTGTATTGAAAGGAGATGGTAGTAGATGGAAAGGGAGGTGCCTGGTAAGTGAATGATCGGTCATAGAATGCAGGCTACTGTGGCTGTTTGTGTATTAAATATTTTGGCTCAATTACTAGTGCAGCTCTGTTAAACTGTCTGAACTGTGATCTGCTACAGTTTGAAACATTAGTTAATTGTTGGTTAGTAGTTAGTTGGGCATGATTACACCTTTCTGGTGGAGGCTCATCACTTGGAAGGTggtgaaaaggggaaaaaagtctGCTCAGTGACCTTTTTAGCAAAGCACTTAATCCAATGTATGTATTGTACAGTAATGGGATTGGGGGCTGTGTTTAAAGAATAGTATCTTgttggccccagccgtggcgcaactggctggggcacctgcaccgtaagccggcgacccgggttcgattcccgccccgtggtccttttcCGGATCCCatcccgactctctctcccacttacttcctgtcactctccactatcctgacgcattaaaggcataaaaagcccccagaaaatatatgtgtgtgtaactgtcgtagcagcagcagcggtggtggtggtggtagcaaagtccttttaggcaagtccctccactcggcggccatattgcataacgctttttgggcacttatcgggcatctatttcggcaggaatgtgtgtgcgcaaggcttcacgacaccaaccttgctccagtggcgagctcacaacacatgattggctcaatgtattcacaacacaccacgattggcttaatgtattcacatgtcaacattttgccATGGAAGGGGTGgggtatgtgtagacaactgccattttGGCGTTAAAAACTAacccccatgcatttctatggaggatttttagAGTGCTGtttctcctcattagaaagtctctggtagtagtagtagtagcagcagcactaataatagtggtggtggtggtctagTTTTCATGCAGAAGTGGTGCTTCTGCATTAAGCCTCAGCTTAGGCCCCATGGATTAAACAGAAGTGTGTTGTATTCTCAAGAACATGCATGTTGATGCGAAACACTAGAGCTTTGGTTATTTGTCATGTAGAAGAGGTGGTATGTTCTCTTGTGGCTTTTAAATGCATCCTATGCAAGTTCTAATATAACGGCTTCAAAGTAATTTTGATGATGAACTAACGTGTAAAGGTAGAAGGGCATGCCTTTCGAAGCCATATCACAAATTTCTTTAGTTTACAGCACTACAATTGTGTGAAATAGCTGACATGGAGATTATCTTCACGGGTTCCTATCCTTTGACTTGTATACAAATCCACATGTATTGTGTCCAGGGGAAAGGGGTCAAGCCATGTGTTAAGTTATAAATACCAAGTGGTATAACTTGTGTAAAATAAGAATACTTTTGGGGGGAGCCCAGTAACAACAAAAAACTGCTGGATGCCTTTAACTTAACTGCCAATGCTGTAGTTTGGGGAGAATTTGCACatcgcattttttttttttttttagacagtGTTTAATTTCTCTTGCAATCTACCTGTGTTTTAAGTGAGTCATTTATATGATCTGAATGGTTTTAAGATTCCTTGTTTCGTTTTTCTTTGCAGTCTACCTCTTTGTTGGTTTGATGGTGATGTTCCTTGTTCTGCGTACGTTCCACAAGTTGGCCGACCTCTACGGTCTGACTGCGTTCCTCCACTTACCCAGCTGTGATGAGGACCTGGCAGAAGACAAGGAGCCCATCGTGGAGGAAGGCCGTGAAGACGACCCTCCAGAATCGAAGGCAGTTACCAAGCCCTTGGACCCAAGCTCCCAAGTGTCCTACAACTCCATCAGCAGATGAAGGACTCTAGTACTTTTGCGCctctgtatttttttatttttttcctctttgtgtttgttgtttttgtttgttcgttttatttatttgtttttaatgggTTTCAGTGATTACGTCATCACCTCATCCCCTATCCTATGAATAGAACGTGGCCAAAGGGGAATAGTGGGGGCCAAGCTTTGGCTGGTGCATCCCATGGGTATATAGGTTTGACCCCACAAGAGAACACCCGAGAACAAATAGGATcaaatgtgtttgtgctatAGTACAGTGGACAGAGGTGTAGCAATGGTTGATAtttgctgatttttttttttttttttttttttttttttagggtttGTGAGGGAACCAAAAAGGCAAGTCTGGGAAAGACCAGCATTTGTAATTCACAACTAGGAGGAAAAAAACGAACACAATGGGCAAAAACCCCCACCATGTCTAAACTTGACACTGCCATGCAGAGCTAGTGTGAGGGAGTAAAAACCCAGCTATCTATTCTAGACAGCCAGGCTGATTTAGCCTGTTATCTGAGCACAGCATAAGTATTTACTCAGGGGAGTTGTTTTTGTGGTTATGGTTTGAAGGTAGAGGCATTTTTAAGGTTGACTCTAGTAAGTGACCCACTCCTGTTTCCTTGAACATCCCTTATCCCTGACCTCTGGATTTCAGATAGAGATTCATTTTAATTTGTTTACAATGCAATCACAGCctgttactgtttttttttttttttttttttttttttggtactgAAGTCAATCTGGCCTAAAACTCCAGGCTGCCAGGCCCGATGTGCTGACTTTGGTACTTTGGTATCATTTAGGGTCTTGTGTGCTCTGGTGATTTCATCAGCTGTTTACATGAGCAGAGCATGTGGCCCAGACGTCAATATTGAATCATGAATAGTGTCGGCCTCAGGCCCCATGGAAATTTTCCTGATCTTGTCCACATCCATGTTGTtttgttatgttgttttgtttctccAGTCACATGTTGTTTGCTTTGGTCAATTTGTGCCCCAGATAGTCCATGTCATTGAATTGCACTGCACTTTTGTGACCAAATTTACAACTGTACCACCAGCAAATCTCTTAGTCTTCGGTCCGTCCACAGACACTCTGCAAGACCTCTGGCAATTTTCTGCTTGTCTTGAAGGACTTGGGTGttaaaaaaagactgaaataacTTGACTTGCACATAAGTGGTCTTTACGTCTGTTTGTGTACTTATGCCCACATGCAGACCCACTGCACAGAGTGTAATGTCAATCATGTATATTTGCTCTGTCATACTGCGTGAGGCTGTGCTTCTCTGTTTGTGAAGGAAATTATGTGGTTAACCCTGCGACTCACTTCTCAGACCTACTCCACATCAGAAACGTGCAATTCACAGGCCACAGTCCTAATGGAGAAACATGCTATGACAGACACCAGTGCAATTTCTGATAGAATTATCATGTTATTTATCATTGAATTATACCTATAGTTGTGTTACtgaaattagttttttttttttttttttcataaatagGACGTAAAAGGGCGCTTGATGAGTATACTAACATGAGAGGGTAGTTCTACTTGTCATTCTATTATACTATGCTGTTTCACTTtaagtttttaaaaaataataataataaaaagagaaGGTAAACAAGCAACTTTTTCCTTTGATATTTGTTGGTGATTATGCATAACGAATCCACAGTCTAGGTGaatatttgaatttgctctgcataggggtatttcacaaaacctagataagggattaagctgggatttttaggttatcctggatgaatttagccttgacttggtttcacaaaagagatggcacataagttaccatggggatttattctctgcacctaccaggctaacagccaagctaagttaattctaatggtaattatgttgtcttattggttcagctagctgtcattcacatcagacctccgtgGTCATTTTAAGGAGCtatattccatttataaacgATTTGCTAAAggtatttgctcgcaaaacagattgtctgcctactaacatatggttattattttaattgtgatagccttataattattaacataggcctaggtactctgtttgcttattttagtgatagacgtttgatgaatagcctactgtagttgattggaagtggggtggggtgggacacgtgtgtgcatacgtaaatttgcattcagttggtctaccacgcctacttctgctgttttacagaaatagccatgattccccattccaaaaaggatcactttacttcattgttagtctatatcaatGCCTTTGATCTAGACTATCCTTGTTCCTTGTCTCGGCACGCAACgtcattaagaaagcgcttgccactgcaaagatgccTTATACCTTCGAGAACTTGCCCCTCtacttccaatcaactacagtaggctattcatcaaacgtctatcaataaaataagcaaacaataagtagcctacctAGGCCTATGTTGATAATTATAAGgttatcacaattaaaataactatatggtagtaggcagacaatctgttttgttttgcaagcaaatacatttagcaaatagtttataaatggaataaagctccttaaaaatgagcacggaggtctgatgtgaatgacagctagctgaaccaaaAAGAcgacataattaccattagaattaacttagcttggctgttagcctggtcgggaccaggctaggtgcagagaatacatttatgtgccatctcttttgtgaaaccaaatcaaggctaaattcatccaggataacctaaaaatcccagcttaatcccttatctaggttttgtgaaatacccctctggtgtTAAATGCACTGCTCTTTGCCATCATATAActcataggctactgtacaaaGCCCACCCTATACCGGACACTGTTCAGGCCAATACCTCCATGGTTCAGGCCACCTGAGAATATCACGGACCGCCCCCGTGATTATGTTGCAAGTGTTCTGCCGTTGGAATGTGTGGAAAAACATGGATGCCGCAATAAAGGTTAAAGCATACGCTCACTAAtcttaaataaaccactgtatTTGCTTGAAGATATggtgtaagacgcttgtgaaagaaggattTTCGATTTTtacaaaaagaaggaaaaatcaattttcaagtgacaaaaacagcAAATTCTAGCCTGGgtctgggtgccattccgaactgaGTCCCGCCCCACGGGAAGTATGTATGTACGGGaagcaagtatgctcgccccaaatcaggctttacgatgatggacaggtgagcaacagagcttggtctatcacgtcatctgagcacgcttagattaggcttatgtttgaaacaaaaacgctgtggctagaaggatacatggcttttaagaccccatttggaaaattcatattatttaatgagtttgtatcactgaaaacgatgatttctgaaaactttggccaaagttgagatgtgcgaaaactggtggtttcactttcatcaagggaaaacagcgctgttgcattgcgacatgttccctcgttcgtttgaaatctctgattgaccacctgttcgagggatttgcgacagcctttcccagctgtttaacatgtttgtagcatatcactgttcaacagaattattttaaaaacggaggggatataggagcagaaggatggttcgtgtgttttcttcctacacctcacggtaagctattttgttggtctgattggttaggtctatccaattgagtgcagaggcatt is from Alosa alosa isolate M-15738 ecotype Scorff River chromosome 15, AALO_Geno_1.1, whole genome shotgun sequence and encodes:
- the kcnk6 gene encoding potassium channel subfamily K member 6, which translates into the protein MSPLFRTCMLLAGFVLFYIAYLLLGALVFSYIEGPVEEQLRTDLTSLKQQFLNQSCVNSSQLDDFLEKVLKANKYGVSVLRNATTHSNWDLASSLFFANTLVTTVGYGHTTPLSDAGKAFSIIYALVGVPFTMLVLAACVHRLMHLLTYGPLGVLQQRAGVPPRLASTGHFALLLLLVVLCFFAVPALIFSAIEDNWSFLDAFYFCFISLCTIGLGDFVPGEQQMQQNRALYKISVMVYLFVGLMVMFLVLRTFHKLADLYGLTAFLHLPSCDEDLAEDKEPIVEEGREDDPPESKAVTKPLDPSSQVSYNSISR